tttgagTTCATCAgtaaaataaatgaagcatcccCTGCTAGTACACTTAGCTCAACATTTTTCCATCTCATCAGTAGAATCAGCTAATGTTTTTCTCTTGTGGTATGACACCCGCATTAAATATGTTAACATAATGCTCTTTTAGTATAATGATAATTTATTGAAAGTCATTCCGAGAACATtcataataataattatattttatggtCATCGTTATATATGATATCATATTGTGATTAATAGAAGGGTTATAATTGAATATCTGTACTAGGGGTGGCAAGAtcgttaaaagaaaacagttaaccacccatattattcactaagggttggataatgaactttttaaaaacgggtgaaatgtggataagaaccatattatctatttagaaaatggataaccaatgggtaaCCAACggataaccaatgggtctaacttttacatttgtaaagtgATAGTAGGCTATAATTATGTAGTTTCGCTACCATTTACGCTCTAACTTAGCTGCACTTTATTGATATTTGAATGTTAAATGTTAACAAATTGCTCTAATTAAGAACTTTATGCTTTGCAGGAGCAATTCCGGGCTATGAAGACATTAAAGAGTGTTTTGGAGTTAATATGGAGCAATGAAGGCCAATCGGAGGTTACCgcgtgcaaaagaagaaagaaaaaaacgaaGGCAGAAACTCCTCTAGGTGCGCGGTCAGGCAGAATACTGGGCAAAATGCGCACTGGCCGCTCACGTCAGGCAGAATACTGGGCAAAATGCGCGGTCAATCCGCAGTTGATCCGCGGCCGCGAACGGGCTTTCGAGAAAAATATCCCAAGGCCGATTTTGTAATTCCAAAGACGACTAACCTTGACTTATATGAAGCTTAACTAGCCAAAAAGAGGGGAAACTTATTTTTAGAAGaattttggaggcaagaacacaaAAACGAGGAGCAAGACGGAGAATCATCTACtcatttttcatcttcttcttcttaattccattgttggttatgactttttatATTGTGATCTTGTCTAGTAGTATGAGTAGCTGAACTCCTAATCtaggattttgatggaacctattggagaaTGAATTTTTAGTTACGCTAATATAGATTTGCTATAGTATtgtctctatttgttcaactatatgctTATTGATGTTGATTGAATGGCCCTCAATTAACTGttcctatttagtatgtattacaagggagagagtgtatatttaggtagttgttgaacaacatcactcccaacgTATAGGAGGGATCAATATGAAGGGTTTAAAGGTTAGATTAGGGATGACGAAATCttggtgcgatctaagtgagctgtactTAAGGATAGCTAgtgtaattcgggagaatatatctagtatattgttgtaattactctggagagagttacgacagtcagagtgctcatgatcgatagaaaAGACTTAAGCAAATTTATAGGAAACGTTGCGGAAAGGATTCTGAGAATAGGAGAAATCAGAACCTTAGAGCATTTCAATTTTTGTCTACAATCCGTTCGCAGTTAGTTCTtatttattgtatttttattACATAATACTTAGTTAATAAACATCCAATTTATTACTTAAATATTTCTGAAGATTGAATACGTGGATTTGTATAAGTACAATAGTTGTGTTtaataggttaattccctgtgggattcaacTCCAGACTTGTTAACCAgaatatatttgcaacgaccactTAGTccttttttataaggcatagttgggcgtgatcaaattttggggCCATTGCCCGAAAATTAACAGTGTTATTAATTGCAGCTAAAAGAAGTGCTAAAATTCTTAATGTAgtcaattttcttcaatttaaaccaagtacattgaaattctaacgtttgtAGTCTTGGGTGTTACAGGTGCATGCTTAGAAACTCCTTAAGAACTGGTGAATTGCTCGAAGTATTATTAGATCCTGAAAAAGTTTTGAAGGCACTGAATCGTGCAAACAAGAAAGGCAAACAACAACTCAACTGAACAGAACGAACGAACCAGATATGGATGACGGAGTAGAAAATCCAAATAACAGGAACAATGCGAATGACCCGAACAATCAGGGTGTGGTGCCTCTTGTGCCAGAAGCAGCATtgtatgactgggcacaacccaccaCCGACAATCTGGCAACCGCAATTTCAGTCCCTCAGATACAAGCGAAATCATTTCAAATCACAAGTAACATGCTACAATTGTTGCAGAATAAGGGACTGTTCTCAGGGTCATATGTTGAAGATCCTCAGCAGCATCtgaagaatttcctgtcaatATGTTCCACGCAAAGGCAACATAATGTGATACCAGAAGCAATAAGgctgttattgtttccattctcagtgacaggagcgGCTTAGACTTGGCTTAATTCACTCCCCATAAACTGCATcactacttgggaggaattagtcaagtAATTTGTGAATAAATTCTACCCATCCAAtaagactgctcaacaaattgatgagatatTGAGCTTCAAACAGAAACCAACAGAGATATTACAAGAAACATGGGAGAGGTTCAAAGGTCTGCTGGTTAAGTGTCCACATCATGGCATTCTGGAGCAGATGTTGGAGCAGAGGTTTTACATGGGATTGCAGATAGCTTGAAGGCCAATGTTGATGCTTCAGtaggtggagcatttttgagcaaaaaaatcaaagaaaacaagatcCTACTTGACAAGTTGGCCCAAAACTCAGGATGGATGACAAGAGACTCTCCAATCATTTCTGTAGTTCACTTAGTGGCTTTAGACCCAATTTATTCTATAGATGAATATATGGCCACTCTAGTGACACAAATGAGTATCCTCACCAAAAAGATTGATGAATCAGGCCAGAAGCAGTAGGTACACATAGTTGATGCAACTAATGGGGGCTTATGTACACCATGCATTAACCAACCATATGTTTGCTCGTGGAGTGCGGAAGGTGATAACTAGTAATATTAGGAAATTATGAACTATGTGGCCAACTATAGGGGGACAGAGGCAAGGTGGTTAGAATTGGGGTCAGTAGAATTAACAATATAGACCATCTCAGCAGcagtacaataacaacaacaatcttGGGGCTATGCGACCATAGGGTCAAGTGATGCCTTACTAAAGGCAATAGGGTTACAACCAGAAAAATCAGTAGTAGGCTTATTAACAACCTCAACAACAACAAATTGTGAGACACGATGATGGGTTTGCTAAACTTAGGGGATGATGCAACAATTGATTGGGTCCACTGAAAAAATAACTGAAAGAGTAGACTCACATGAATTAGCGATAAAGAATATTGAAATTCAATTAGGGCAGATTTCGATGGCTTTAAATAATCTCCCCCAAGGGATGTTACCTACAGACACACAAATCAATCCAAAGGAGAAGGGCCCTAAACAGCTTGTGGAAGTGAGTCTACGAAATCGCAGAGACCTAGATTTGGAGCAAGAAATTTcgcatgaaagccgacctactgaAACACTGGTTTCAATACCCATTGAGATGGATGATTCAACAGGGTTAACTGAGGCGTTGGTACAAAATTCACAAGAGAACACCAACAAAGAAAAAGAGGTTGCAAGGGAGACTGAGGTAGCACAGGAAACGATAGTAGAAGTAGTGCCTGAAcaagaaaaaaatcaaatcacTGGGAAGAAGCGACCTCTAGCACCATTCCTACAGAGATTGGCCAAGTATCAGAAAGATGAGCAGTataagaaattcttggagatgttaAAGCAAATTTAGGTAAACATTCCACTGATTGACGCCTTAATGAAAATGAttggttatgcaaaaatgatgaaggacttgatgtatCATAAGTTCGACTTTCAAGACTTAGCCACAGTTACACTGACTCAGACATATAGTGATATTGTGATGAGACCCATAGCTGAGAAGCTGTCTAACCCAGGGAGTTTCACAATCCCTTGCACAATAGGCAACTATGCGTTTGCTAAGGCACTGTGTGACTTGGGGTCAAGCATAAACTTGATGCCCCTAGAGCTAGACCCATGTCCATGTTACTACAGCTGGCTGACCAGACAATGAAGAGGCCCTCTGGTATTCTTGATGATGTATTATTACAAGTTGTGTTCCCAGCAGATTTTGTCATTCTTGACTGTCGGGTTGAAGAGGAAATTCtaataattttgggaagaccattcttggaCACTGGGAGAGCTCTAATTGACTGTGAAATTGGAGAGCTCAAAATGAGATTAAATgatgaagagataacattcaacGTGTAGAAATCTATGCTGCAACCAAGTCAATTTGCTTATTGCTCTCTAGAAGATGTTGTGGATGTAATTTTGGAGGATAAAGATGAGACATTGAACACTAAAGACCCTCTAACAACCTGTCTCATGAACTTAGATGAAGCCAATGGAGAAGACTTGGCAGAGTGGGTACTTGATCTTGAAAGCCAAGGTTTTTGGAGAAGGGAGCTCCAATTTGAGCCTTTGCGCTTAGAGGAAAGAAAAACTCTTCCAGCTAAGCCATCGATAAAAGAGCCGCCAAAGTTGGAACTCAAGCCACTACCACCTCATCGCAGGTATGCCTTTTTAAGACCTAACTCAACTTTAcctattattatctcatctagtttgttagatgtgcaggcagaACACCTTTTGCAGGTACTAACGGAGTGCAAGATTGCAATTGGTTGGACCATTGCAGATATTAAGGGTATCAGCCCGGCcttctgtatgcataagattTTATTGGAAGATGagcacaaaccttccagagaacatcaaagaaggctaaaccccaacatgaaagaagtggtgaagaaagaattGATTAAGTGGTTAGATGCGAGAATCATATTCCCATATATAATAGCAATTAGGTCAGCCCAGTTCAGTGTGTGCCAAAAAAGGGAGGTATGATGGTAGTGAAAAATGAGAAGAACGAATTGATCTCTACACGAACAGTCACAGGTTGGCGAATCTGTATGGATTATAGGAAGCTGAACTTGGCTACCTGGAAAGACCATTTCCCACTGACATTCATTGATCAGATTCTGGATAGATTGGCAGAGGGATCCCACTTCTactttctggatgggtactctgGGTATAATCAGATCTTTATTGCCCCGGAGGACAGAGAGAAAACATCGTTCACCTGTCCTTATGGAATCTATGCTTTTCGGAGGATGCCGTTTGGCCTACGCAACGCACCTGCCACAtcccaaaggtgcatgatggccatcttCACGGATATGGTAGAGGAAATATTgaaggttttcatggatgacttctcagtggtcgGGAACTCATTCGATGATTGCCTTATGAACTTGAGAAGAGTATTGAAGAGGTGTATCGAGACGAATGTGGTACTCAACTGGGAAAATGCAACTTCATGGTACATGAAGGTATTGTCTTGGGGCACCTAGTGTCGAGTAAAGGCATTGAGGTAGATCGTGCAAAGGTTGATgttatagataatcttctaccacCCACTTCCATCAAAGCAATCAGAAGTTTCCTTGGGTATGCCGGTTTCTATAGTagatttataaaatatttttccaaaattgctaacccctTGTGTAAATTTCTTGAAAACAATCACCCTTTTGTGTTATCTGATGACTGCAGGGTAGAGTTTGAGGAATTGAAGAAGAGACTGGTAACAACACCTATCATAGTTTCCCCTGACTGGGAACAACCATTTGAGCTGATATGTGATGCGAGTGAGTATACTGTGGGAGCAGTTCTTGGGTAGTGAAAAGATAAAGTCATGCATCCAATATACTACGCaagtagaacgctgagtggaACCTAGCTAAATTACACTGTGACCGAGAAGGAGATGCTGGCAGTGGTGTTTGATTTTGACAAATTCAGGTCATACTTGATAGGCTCGAAGGTAATTGTGAATACTCACCATGCTGCTCTCAGGTACTTAATCGAGAAGAAGAAGTCAAAACCGTGCCTGATTCGATAAGTGTTACTGctgcaagaatttgatttggaaatCTATGACCGAAAGGGAATGGAGAACCAAGAAGCTGATCATTTGTCTAGGTTTGAAGGAGCTAAGAAGAAGGTTGAGGTAGAAGAGATCTGGAATCTTTCCCAGATGAACAACTATTAGCCACAAGTCTTgaggaagcgccatggtatgcaaACATTGCAAACTACCTGGCGAGCGACATTATTCCTTATGACCTTTACTCTatccaaaagaaaaagttttttcGTTATTGtcacatgtattattgggatgatccTTATCTGTTCAGGATTTGTATTGATAACATGATCTGGAGATGTATCCCCGAGATTGACCAGTCTTCTATTTTGTAGGCATGTCATGCATCACCATATGGTGGGCATTTTGGGGGAGTAAGGATAGCTACGAAAGTCTTGGAGTCGGGCTTCTACTAGCcaactatcacacctcctttttcactacacctgcaagggcgtaaaggagtttttccaattaatggACAATCGGAACAGGATTTAGTTATTatatattcagagtcgccacttgggagattaatggtgtcccaagtcaccagttgaatcccgaaccgaggaaaattgtgactctgttaacagtcagcgaactagaaatccggataaggaattctgttaacccgaagaaggtgttaggcattcccgagctccgtggttctagcacagtcgcttaactgttgtatttgattttatctgatttcaataCATGCTAACCTATGTGTCTTTTATTAATCTTACACcgctttatcattatttattttaaaagacttgcgacgtcgtgaaaatggGTTTCGAACCGCGTCGCAATCAacgcacccgtggttatcgacacatttcgacttcgtcgagatttggatttgggtcgcatcaatgcgcacccgagtttaagaaagtaatttaattaaatcgcgtctagagattctaacgtaatattattttggggaaggccgtgaattTCGCTAAACgaccatcccaaattctaattatttcgataattatttattgagggccccgcaattttgtagtttcatttggcgaggctcgtctctttaTTTTATTGAAAGGCCAACCTAAGAGTGGCAATGATTTTTCTATTATTAATTATCTCTACAAAAATAAAAAGTTCTAATTAGCGCAATGCAAATTTCAGGCCTGAAATTGGCCAAAATCAAGCAGACCAAGTCAGACAACGTAAATGGGCAACGGACCGAATCTTATGCATTGCAAATGAGGGATTAGTTAAAAGTTGGCAAAAGGAAATCACTATGCACTTATCCAGATCAGCTCAGATACCGATGCATTAAATTTCAATTCCTAAATATCTCCAATGTGGAAATCAAATAGAAAATTAAAGCTGCCACAATATTATTAATGTAAATAACTATTTTTAAGACCAATTTCAATGGACATGATTAGATAAACTAAACTACTGAAGTCAAGTGTTGAACAAAAAATTGTATTTTCCACCACTCACATAGCTTAGAAACAATGGTTGAATTGTCTGTGGGCTTTCTTCAACTTAGCATGAAATTATTTACTCCTAAATGAATAACAAACTGGAAGCAATAACCTTGTTAACACGCACAGATTAAGAATCACAGAGTCCTACTTCCTATATCGTGACTATTGACTTTGCAAAAAACAAACTCGAATCCATTATGCAACGGTCCAATGATTTCAGTCTTAGTGACATGAATCGACTATCGGACATAGGCATCACACCAGTTTAACATCCAACATATTAAACATCACCTCAAAAATCAAATAATACTTTAAACTATGACTTCACAACAGAAGGTTTGCTTCAATTCTGAATCATATTTCCATTGAGATGAAGATACATGGTGTCAAGCTTCAGAGTATGTACCTGGAAGCAGTATGGAAATGGAGGAGAAAAGGTCAGCGAGACAGCAATTGAATCAACAGCAATAACCAATAATTTCCAGCAGTACTGAATAACCAACAGCCCAGAAAGTTTTCGAAAAAAAACCCAAATAGAATCAAAATCAACACCAAAACTGCCCGGGAACAACCAGGAAAGCCACACACTTAATAAGTCAGACCACAACAACGTCAAGCTACCCAGAATGAACTCAGTCCTTCGTTCATAATCAGTAAACACTAATACATGATTGGAACTGCTCTTAATTATCCATGTTGCACAGAAACAAGAGAAAAGCTCGAGTAGTATTGATCCTGATATGAGTTAGAAACTTGGGATCTGAAGCTAATTGAATAAAACTAATGGAACAGTCATGTTTCTGGGATTTCTAGTGATTTTGTGTTTGTTTTGGATTTATTGGAAGTTTTTTActgtttttgtgttttttttttgaagaagctAAGATCTGAAGGAATTTCAGATCTGAAATTTGAATTTTCAGTTCTGGAAGTTTGGAGATTACTTTTCGGGGAAATTTTAGGTTGCCAAAACTCATGTATTAAGGCATGGgaatgcccttttataggcaaagaTAAGGGCAGCCCTCCAATTTTCTGTTTTCAATCTTAGTCCCTTATTTCCCAACTTGTTCCCCAAGTAACTACTACCAAAATTATTAAAACTTACACTAAAACCCCATTTGGAATGTCTTGGAAGGTTCTTTTAGCCATACAATGCCTATACTACCCCTGCCCTGATTTTGAAATACAAACTTAATAAAAGTTACCCTTTCCTATGCCTGAACTACCCTTACTTTCACTCTGGAATTACTACCCAACCACAGCCCTTTATTAGAGTTAAAAACTAACTGTAATTATccctatcagctataaccaattgaTTATCCTAAACTAAACTGAATTAAACTAATTAACACAACTAGTAACAAACCAAATAAAACTGAGAACAGATTAGAATTAAACAAAACCCAAACGAGATTGATTAAGGACTTACTGAACGAGAATTATTCTGAtaatcaaaaattaaaacttaaagcaaatcaaaacaaataatcaGAAACCAACACCTAATCCAAACACAAAAACTCAGAGCAGAAATTAAAGCAATGGAAACTAGCCTAGAGATTAACAATTATGAGAACCAAATCAATCCAACTAAAGAACGACTAATCAGAACTAGACCTAAAATGTTTGAATGGAACTATGCTTAAACGAGTGACGAAATTAAAAACTAAGCTCACAATTGATTAAACATGGAACCATCATGTAATTAGTTCATGCTAGCATGAAAGAagcaaagaagaaacaaaaacaaacttGAGCCAAAGTATTCACTGTTATGACTCGACTTCCCCCGCCTCTCAATTCCAATTTCGAGTGACTCTGGTGATATTTGAACACCGCTAATGGTGATTTTGTCATGAGAGAGATGAGGTGTTGACATAGTATCAACTTCAAGCGATTTTgggaaaattagggttttgatgaAATCTTTGAATTAAGATTTGACAGgcctgggggtgattcgaagaaaGTTAGGTCAAAGACGGAcagaggagaaggaggaggaccTAGGGCGTCAATTTGTTGGTGATTGGGGACGGCGCCGTCGTGGAAGGCGGAGACGGCGGTGACAAAATCCAATATTCGAGCAGACCGGGtatgattcgagggaaactgatAAGAGATTCATGATGAGGGCGTCGAGGCGATctaggggtgtgattttgggggtCAACGGAAGTGATGGTGTCTTCGCCGGCGGCGAAGCTGTGGCGTTACAGACGAGGGAGTACGAGGAAGATGAAGGCTGTTCGTTTAGGGTTTAGGAATTTCGGACACTTATAACAAACGTGGGGGAAATAATGGGAGCCATTAGATCAATGGTGATGGTCGGCCTGGATTAGTCCTATcctaaacggggtcgttttgggaAATAAGGATTTGGACTGGGTGGGAAATTGGATTGGGCCTGGGTCGGAACACTGATTTGGGCTGAGGTTTGGGTTAAATTGAGATGAGCCCaattttgttcttgtttttttttctcttttatttcttttatctatttttgtattttgttttccactttgtaattttgtatttatttcttctgattttataaaatggcaacaattaaaataaagtcctaatatatttcaaaattaaactaataaattcctaaaattatattaaaatctatttcgggacgaattcataattaaataattaaaaatgcaaaagtgaagtattttttgtcattttctttatattttactCTAAAACAAATCAACCCCTAAGTAAtactaaaaaaaatgaaattaaacctaaatgcaaatattattttatattttcatatgaattaacatgcacaaataaaatgcaaacaattaacaggaAATGACACAAAAATctacaaaaattgtaaaaaataaagaaaaattattttgtttgaattttgggaattattcatatatagggcaaaaatcacatgctcacagctgcccctctttgcccggaaacacgaagagttttcgtacaaagacaAGTGAGCGGAaatgagtgatttttgcccgtttgaatattccgtgtgaagcatttttgaaaaaatttgaccgcaccctgcttcagcggttgcctacatatcctgggctaaacaggaatcaggttagtgtagttcgggagtgtctggtagctgggactaccaggagctgcGATTTCACTGCGACTGTTgttgttactgcttgctgacctcccttattacatcatgtcaaaataaaaaaagaagctaGCCTAAGCTacgaattacaaaatcttatctaaaTCTTCAAACTTGCTGTTGCTTTATTGTCCTGTGTTCTCTTGGTGAAATCCTTTGTCGTCATTTCAAATTGCTAACTGAGATGTTGTTCCTTCCCTTCCAAATTTTTGAACTTGAATAATCTtggacttgaatgtattcctctgttatccaggcgggctcctgactgctgaacttgaacttggaTGTACTCCTccgttatccaggcgggctcctgattgctgaaacttgaactgtatgtctctattctccaagcggactcctgacttctgaattttgaagttgaatgtctctattctccaggcggactcctgacttctgaattttgaaattgaatgtctctattctccaggcggactcctgccttctgaattttgaaattgaatgtctctattctccaggcggactcctgacttccgaaacttgaaattgaatgtattccgctgttatccaggcgggctcctgacttccgaaacttgaaattgaatgtattcctctgttatccaggcgggctcctgactgctgaacttgaaattgtaatgtattcctctgttatccaggcgggctcctgacttccgaaacttgaaattgaatgtattcctctgttatccaggcgggatcctgactgctgaacttgaaattgaaatgtattcctctattatccaggcgggctcctgacttcataaaaatagacaaaacaaagaaaactttctgccccagtttggaaactgGGTACATGTTACTGGATATTAATAAGAACTTGActaaaacttgacttgaaatacctcggttatacaggcgggctccggatttctgaaacttgaattgtatacctctgttcttcaggcgggctcctgacttcgactacttaaaaatttaatacctccattctccaggcgggctcctgacttccgaaacttgaaattgaatgtattcctttgttatccag
This sequence is a window from Nicotiana sylvestris chromosome 3, ASM39365v2, whole genome shotgun sequence. Protein-coding genes within it:
- the LOC138887587 gene encoding uncharacterized protein; protein product: MLQPSQFAYCSLEDVVDVILEDKDETLNTKDPLTTCLMNLDEANGEDLAEWVLDLESQGFWRRELQFEPLRLEERKTLPAKPSIKEPPKLELKPLPPHRRYAFLRPNSTLPIIISSSLLDVQAEHLLQVLTECKIAIGWTIADIKGISPAFCMHKILLEDEHKPSREHQRRLNPNMKEVVKKELIKWKLNLATWKDHFPLTFIDQILDRLAEGSHFYFLDGYSGYNQIFIAPEDREKTSFTCPYGIYAFRRMPFGLRNAPATSQRCMMAIFTDMVEEILKVFMDDFSVVGNSFDDCLMNLRRVLKRCIETNVVLNWENATSWVEFEELKKRLVTTPIIVSPDWEQPFELICDASEYTVGAVLG